The Candidatus Tanganyikabacteria bacterium genome includes the window CCCGCCACTCGCGGCTCACCAGCTTGTACGGCGCCGAGACGTGGATGACCTCCACCACGCCCGGCAGGCCCTCCAGGCGCTTGCTGTCCACGCGCCCGTCGTTGCCCACGACGCCGATGGCCGTGCGCTGGCCTCCGGGGATGGGCCGGGCCTGGTAACCCATGTCCACGATGATGTCCACGACCGTCTGGATCTGGTCGGGGGTGGCCGCGTGGTGCATGACGACAAGCATCGGTCTCTCCTCGGGTGCTCCCGCCCCCAGTCTAGGCGAACCGGGGCGGGGACGGCAACCGCCGCCCTGCACGACGTCCCTCGTCCGCCCGCCTGACCCGCGGTGGTAAGATCTCGGCATGTTCAGCTTCCTGCTTCCCATGGCCGCCGCCGCGGTGGTCGTCGGCCAGGCGGCGCCGCCGTTCGAACTTCTCGACGACCAGGGCGCAAAGGTGAAACTCGCGGATTTCCGAGGCAAGAAGGTTGTGCTGGCTTTCTTCCCGAAGGCGTTCACTCCTGGCTGAGAGCGCGAGATGAAGGCGTTTACCGCTGATTACGAGAAGTTCCAGCAGGTCGGCGCCGAGATCCTGGGGGTCTCCCAGGACCAGGTGGGCACGCAGCGCAAGTTCCGCATCCACTGCGCGACGCCGTTTCCCCTGCTGTCGGACGCGGGAGGCAAGGTCGCCAGGGCGTATGGCGTGGCGATGCCCGTCATCGGCGTGTCTCGTCGCGTCACGTTCCTGATCGACCGGCAGGGCGTCGTGCGCCACGTCGCGGACGGAATGCCCGACGACGCCGCTCTCCTGGAGGTCCTCGCCTCCTGGGACCTAGACGAGAGGAAACCCGATGTCGGCAAACCATGAGCGCCATCTCCGCCTGAAACTCCGTTGCGGTTGCACGAGCGCGCTGGTCCGGCGGGAACCGGACGAGAAGTTCGTCGCCGGACCGTTCGATCGCGACCCGGGATGCCGCCTCCACGAGAGTCCGCCGGGTGCGGGCACGCCGGTAACCGGCTTCGGGCCGTACCCCGAGTGGTCGGCGAACCTGGCGCTGCGCGTCGCTTCCCTTCCCGAGGCGGGAGGACTGATGGAACGCGAGCACGCTTTCGTGCTCGACGAGCAGTTCGTCTTCTTCGGAGAAGGCGCCGACCCGCGGCCCCTGGGCCCCATCGCCGACGCCCGCTGGAACTGATCTCCTCAGGGGTTAACCGAAACCTTACCCGACGATAAGAAAGAACCCTCCGGGCCAAGACGAAAAGAACACTACGTTAACACCGGAGTCGAGGAGTCGGTTTTCACCGTAGGAGGGTTTCACATGGCGGTCGGAGCTATCGGCGCACCCAAGGTTTCCGCTCCTGGCGGATACCAGAAGCCCCCAGCGGTTTACGACCAGGTGAAGTCGGTCGTCGTGCCCGCCGGCGCGTGGCTCTACCAGAACGTCTGGAAGCCCAGCCAGGGTATCGTCAAGCCGGCCGGCAACTTCTGGAAGGAACTCGGCCAGTCGACCCTGAAGAACAACGTCATGAGCGCCCTGTGGTACGACGGCGTCGGCTCCGTGGTCCGCAACGGCCTCGCCCTCATCCAGGGCAAGGAGAACGTGCAAAGGGCCGCCGGCAACATCGTCGCGGATGTCGGCATCGGCGCCGGCAAGGGCATCGTGTCCGGCCTGGCCGTCACGGGCGCCACGATGGGCCTGACCGCCATCGGCCTCACCGCCGCTCCGTTCCTGCTGGGGTGGCCGATCATGCTCGGCACCATCGGCGTCAGCATGCTCGCCTACAAGTTCCTCAACAAGGCCGATCAGAAGTACGGCTGGCACCAGAAGGTCAGCGATTTCGTCACCAGCAAGCTGGGCGGCGACAAGTAGACTTTTCCGGAAATCAGGGGCCCTGGTTGCGACCGGGGCCCCTGAACTCGTTGAAAGTCTAACTGCGCCGCCGGGTGGCGATGGCAGTCAATTCCTCGAACATCTGCTGGAACATCTTGCGGTAGATCTGCAACGCGCCCATGTGGCGGACGATCATTGCTTCTTCCCGCTTGATCTTCGCCTTGTCGCCCACGACCTCCAGGGTCGAGAAGCGCTCGCGCTTGAGCGGGTTGATCAGGCGGGGATCGTCCTCGGGGGCGATCTGCTTGCCGTCCTTGTCCCTGAGCTCGAGTTCGACGCCGTCGATCATCGTGCTGCCCCACACCTGGAGCAGCGTGCTCGCCTGCTCGGTGAAGGACATGGCGTCGTTGGTGAACTTGCCGTTGCCGTCCCGCTTGTTCTCGTGGATGAAGACGTTCTCGAGGCCCATCTCCTTGCCGATCTCGGCGAGAACCCCGGGGATGACCTTCTGGAACTCCTCGGCCGCCTTGTTGACGGCCTCCACGTCCGCGCGGGTGGCGTCGATCTTGGCCTTGAGCTCGCCGATGATGCGCTCGCCGTTGTCGACCCAGTACTTCGAATCGTCCCAGTCGCGCTTGATGGCGTCGAACTCGCGCTGCGCCTGGCCCAGTCGCGCCCTGGCCGCCGCCACCGCGTTGGGATCCTCGGGATCGGTATTGTCCAGATCCGAGCGGGCGGCGCCCAGCTTGGCTTCCGCGTCGTTCTTATTCTTGTCGAGGGCCTCGAAGCGGTTGGCGTGGAACTGGATCTTGTCGGCGGTCTCGTTGAACTCCTTGACGGCCGCGCTCTGCCGCTCCTCGGCGACCTTGCCCAGTTCCTGCAGCTTCTTGAGCTTGCCGTCGAAGACCTTGACCATGTCGGCGGCGACCTTGGCATTATGGATGATGTCGTCGATCTTGTTGGGGCCGATCGACCACGTGAAGCCGGTCGAGCGCAGGCGGATGCCGAAGAGCTCGACGCCCTTGCCCTTGCCGGCATCGCGGATGGCCTTGACGTCGACCACGCCCGGCAGCTGGTTGGTGATGTCCGACATGCGCGCAGATCTCCTCAGCGCTCTTGTCCCCCGAGGGCCGCCGCTCCTGGCGCGGTTTTGCACAAGCCTAACGGGAAATTGCGGGTGCTTAACAAACGAAACCGGGAATACTGGAACCATGTCGAACATAACCGGTCCGCTGCGCGGGGCATCCATCCAGGTTCCAAAGGGCGGTCCCGCCCCGCTTCCCGACGATCTGGTAAAGGAGAGCGCGGCCCTGGCGAAGGACTACCTCGCCAAGGGCGGCGAAGTGCCGGACGATCTGGTCGAGGCGATCGCCGCGAAGGTCGAGGCGCACCTCGCGAGCCAGGGCAAGACCGTGGATGCGGCCAAGCTGCGCGACGGCATCCGGCATGGTCTGGCGCAACTGGCCGATCGGCCCGCGGGCAGCCAGATGACCGACAACCAGCTCGAGGGAGCCGCCCGCGGCGGCCTGACCAGTCTGATCGCCCAGCTAGGCGGCAAGCCGGGAATCGGCACTCACGGGATGTAGCCCGCGGGCTAGCCGACGGCGATCCCGTAGCCGCCGTTGGTATTCGAGGTGATGTAGTACCGGAGTTCGTCCTCGCTGACGCTCCGGGCGCGGCTGTCCGCCGGATCGAGCACCAGGAAGTTGCCGTAGGCATCCAGGCCGGTCAGCAGCACGTAGTGGCCCGAGGTGCGGGAGGGGTCTTCGTGGGGCCGCATCGCGAAGTAGTCGCCGTTGGCGATCACGAACTTCCCGGCCCGCAACTGGTCGGCGATCCAGCCCACCTGGCCCCCGGGCCGGATCTGGGCGGGCAGGCCCATGGTCTGCGCCATCGCCGCGATGCCGTTGACCGACGTGCCGGCCTCGGTGGTCTTGCCGATGGACCCGAGGTAGTTGATCAACTGGGCGTCGCCCAGGTTGCCGCCGTAGCCGATCGCCCGGGCGATCATCGCCGCGGTCGTGGGCCCGCAGTTGGCGTTGCCGTTGGTGTAGCCGTACTCGCGGCCGGCCGGCGTGTACTGGCTCATGTAGGGGACGCCTCGCGCCGGCGCGGGACCGCCGGCCGGAGTGCCGAGGGCCGCGCTCAGCTGCGCCCAGATGCTCGTCGCTTGCGGCGGGGCCGAAGGGGCCTGGTTGAGCTGACCCAGGGGAACGAACGTGCCTGTCTGGAAGCCGTAGACCGGCGCCGTGTCGGGCTGATACACGGGCTGGGCGGGCGGGGCGGCCGCGGGAGCCGGAGCGTAGGCCGGCGGCGCATACGCGGCGGGCGTCGGCGCGTAAGCCGGGGCGG containing:
- a CDS encoding peroxiredoxin, producing the protein MKAFTADYEKFQQVGAEILGVSQDQVGTQRKFRIHCATPFPLLSDAGGKVARAYGVAMPVIGVSRRVTFLIDRQGVVRHVADGMPDDAALLEVLASWDLDERKPDVGKP
- a CDS encoding C39 family peptidase; protein product: MAETIRAYGMVPLHADQAPVYAPPPPAPAYAPTPAAYAPPAYAPAPAAAPPAQPVYQPDTAPVYGFQTGTFVPLGQLNQAPSAPPQATSIWAQLSAALGTPAGGPAPARGVPYMSQYTPAGREYGYTNGNANCGPTTAAMIARAIGYGGNLGDAQLINYLGSIGKTTEAGTSVNGIAAMAQTMGLPAQIRPGGQVGWIADQLRAGKFVIANGDYFAMRPHEDPSRTSGHYVLLTGLDAYGNFLVLDPADSRARSVSEDELRYYITSNTNGGYGIAVG
- a CDS encoding redoxin domain-containing protein, which gives rise to MFSFLLPMAAAAVVVGQAAPPFELLDDQGAKVKLADFRGKKVVLAFFPKAFTPG